A stretch of the Streptosporangium sp. NBC_01755 genome encodes the following:
- a CDS encoding CoA transferase subunit A, with the protein MATVVPLAEAVTELVHDGDSVAMEGFTHLIPYAAGHEIIRQRRRDLTLIRMTPDLIYDQMIGMGCAGRLVFSWGGNPGVGSLHRFRDAVQNHWPGPLEIEEHSHAGIANAYVAGASGLPFAVLRGYRGTDLPGRTADIRPITCPFTGEELTAVPAINPDVAVIHAQRADRRGNVQLWGITGVQKEAVLAARRSLVTVEELVDELEPRPGAIVLPGWAITHVSEAPGGSHPSYSAGYSSRDNDFYLAWDEISRDRETFAAWMREHVL; encoded by the coding sequence ATGGCCACGGTGGTTCCGCTCGCCGAGGCGGTGACCGAGCTCGTACACGACGGCGACAGCGTGGCGATGGAGGGTTTCACCCACCTCATCCCCTACGCGGCCGGGCACGAGATCATCCGGCAGAGACGCCGCGATCTCACCCTGATCAGGATGACCCCCGACCTGATCTACGACCAGATGATCGGGATGGGGTGCGCCGGCAGACTGGTCTTCTCCTGGGGCGGCAACCCCGGGGTGGGCTCGCTGCACCGCTTCCGCGACGCGGTGCAGAACCACTGGCCGGGTCCCCTGGAGATCGAGGAGCACAGCCACGCCGGCATCGCCAATGCCTATGTCGCCGGAGCCTCGGGACTGCCCTTCGCGGTGCTGCGCGGCTACCGGGGCACCGACCTGCCAGGCAGGACCGCCGACATCAGGCCGATCACCTGCCCGTTCACCGGCGAGGAGCTGACCGCGGTCCCGGCGATCAACCCGGACGTCGCGGTGATCCACGCGCAGCGCGCCGACCGGCGGGGCAACGTGCAGCTCTGGGGCATCACCGGCGTGCAGAAGGAGGCGGTCCTGGCCGCCCGCCGCTCGCTGGTCACCGTGGAGGAGCTCGTCGACGAGCTGGAGCCGCGCCCCGGCGCGATCGTGCTGCCCGGCTGGGCGATCACTCACGTCTCCGAGGCCCCCGGCGGTTCCCACCCCTCCTACAGCGCCGGGTACTCCAGCCGCGACAACGACTTCTACCTCGCCTGGGACGAGATCAGCCGCGACCGGGAGACCTTCGCGGCCTGGATGAGAGAGCACGTGCTTTGA
- a CDS encoding CoA-transferase subunit beta gives MMTVAAARRLRDGGSCFVGIGLPSVAANLARRTHAPGLVLIYESGTIGAKPDRPPLSIGDGALADTADAVVSVPEIFNYWLQPGRIDVGFLGAAQIDRFANINTTVIGPYDDPKVRLPGAGGAPEIAASCREVTVVVRQSRRTFVDRVDFVTSVGFGSGPGDRERLGLRGSGPRTIITDLGILEPDPDTCELVLTHLHPGVTLDEARAATGWALAAAPGLRETAPPAPEELAALRTLTGGKP, from the coding sequence ATGATGACCGTGGCCGCGGCCCGGCGGCTGCGGGACGGCGGCTCATGCTTCGTCGGCATCGGCCTGCCCAGCGTCGCCGCCAACCTCGCCCGCCGTACGCACGCCCCCGGCCTGGTCCTCATCTACGAGTCCGGCACCATCGGCGCCAAACCCGACCGGCCGCCCCTGTCGATCGGGGACGGCGCGCTGGCCGACACCGCCGACGCCGTCGTCAGCGTGCCGGAGATCTTCAACTACTGGCTCCAGCCGGGCCGGATCGACGTCGGATTCCTAGGCGCCGCCCAGATCGACCGGTTCGCCAACATCAACACGACGGTGATCGGCCCCTACGACGACCCGAAGGTCCGGCTGCCCGGCGCGGGCGGGGCCCCCGAGATCGCCGCCTCCTGCCGCGAGGTGACGGTGGTCGTGCGGCAGAGCCGCCGCACGTTCGTCGACCGGGTGGACTTCGTGACCTCCGTGGGCTTCGGCTCGGGGCCCGGCGACCGCGAGCGCCTCGGCCTGCGCGGCAGCGGCCCCCGCACGATCATCACCGACCTGGGCATCCTGGAGCCCGACCCGGACACCTGCGAGCTGGTCCTCACCCACCTGCACCCCGGCGTCACCCTCGACGAGGCCCGCGCCGCCACCGGCTGGGCGCTGGCCGCCGCTCCCGGTCTCCGCGAGACCGCGCCCCCGGCCCCCGAGGAGCTCGCCGCCCTCCGCACTCTCACCGGCGGGAAGCCGTGA
- the pcaB gene encoding 3-carboxy-cis,cis-muconate cycloisomerase — protein MSAPAAGLFSGMFARGGAAAQVSDVAWLAAMLDVESALAAAQAGIGLVPAEVPPAVAAACRPELYDLAELGAGAARSGNPVIGLVAALRARVEPGLRRFVHYGATSQDINDTAAMLLSRRALAPVLADLSACAGACARLASEHRGSVMAGRTVGQHAVPITFGLKVAGWLSALDRSRTELARVPLPAQYGGAAGTLSVLGERGHEVPPLLAAELGLAEPVVPWHTDRTPVVRLACALGTVAGTLGKIANDVKLLAQTEVAEVAEPTGPGRGTSSAMPHKRNPVGSMSVLACVQRVPGLVASLLGGMVAEHERAAGPWQAEWETLGELLRLTGSAACWLREVLEGLTVDTARMRANLDATRGLLMAEQVVVRLGGTPQHRRLVDAACARAAAEGLALREVLLTDPGVSLTAEEIDAALDPAGALGSAAAFVDRALAAHENSGRRPTPEEM, from the coding sequence ATGTCCGCTCCCGCCGCCGGGTTGTTCTCCGGGATGTTCGCCAGGGGCGGGGCCGCCGCACAGGTGTCGGACGTCGCGTGGCTGGCCGCCATGCTGGACGTCGAGTCCGCGCTGGCCGCCGCGCAGGCCGGGATCGGGCTGGTCCCCGCCGAGGTGCCCCCGGCAGTGGCCGCGGCCTGCCGTCCCGAGCTCTACGACCTCGCCGAGCTGGGCGCCGGGGCGGCCCGGAGCGGCAACCCCGTCATCGGCCTGGTCGCCGCCCTGCGGGCGCGGGTCGAGCCCGGCCTGCGACGGTTCGTGCACTACGGCGCCACCAGCCAGGACATCAACGACACCGCGGCGATGCTGCTCTCCCGCCGCGCCCTGGCCCCGGTCCTGGCCGACCTGTCCGCCTGCGCCGGGGCGTGCGCGCGACTGGCGTCCGAGCACCGCGGCAGCGTCATGGCCGGCCGTACGGTCGGCCAGCACGCCGTACCGATCACGTTCGGGCTGAAGGTGGCGGGCTGGCTGAGCGCGCTGGACCGCTCCCGGACCGAGCTGGCGCGGGTGCCGCTGCCGGCCCAGTACGGCGGGGCGGCGGGCACCCTGTCGGTCCTCGGCGAGCGGGGCCACGAGGTGCCGCCGCTGCTCGCGGCCGAGCTCGGCCTGGCCGAGCCGGTCGTTCCCTGGCACACCGACCGGACCCCGGTCGTCCGGCTCGCCTGCGCGCTCGGCACCGTCGCGGGGACGCTCGGCAAGATCGCGAACGATGTGAAGCTGCTGGCCCAGACCGAGGTGGCGGAGGTCGCCGAGCCCACCGGGCCCGGACGGGGTACCTCCAGCGCGATGCCACACAAGCGGAACCCGGTGGGTTCGATGTCGGTACTCGCCTGCGTCCAGCGGGTACCCGGGCTGGTCGCCTCCCTCCTCGGCGGCATGGTCGCCGAGCACGAGCGCGCGGCCGGCCCCTGGCAGGCCGAGTGGGAGACGCTGGGCGAGCTGCTCCGGCTCACCGGCAGCGCCGCCTGCTGGCTACGCGAGGTGCTGGAGGGCCTGACCGTGGACACCGCCAGGATGCGCGCCAACCTCGACGCGACCCGGGGGCTGCTGATGGCCGAGCAGGTGGTCGTCCGGCTCGGCGGCACTCCGCAGCACCGGCGGCTGGTGGACGCCGCCTGCGCCCGCGCCGCCGCCGAGGGCCTGGCGCTGCGAGAGGTCCTGCTCACCGATCCCGGCGTCTCGCTGACCGCCGAGGAGATCGACGCGGCCCTCGACCCGGCGGGTGCCCTGGGCTCCGCCGCCGCCTTCGTCGACCGGGCGCTCGCCGCCCACGAGAACAGCGGCCGACGCCCCACGCCCGAGGAGATGTGA
- the pcaC gene encoding 4-carboxymuconolactone decarboxylase translates to MSTGETRDTNGWEAGDATRRAVLGDQHVDRATASATPFTADFQDFITRYAWGEIWTRPGLDRRTRSCITLAMLATLGQEHELAMHVRAALRVGLTEEEIKEVLLQTAIYAGVPAANRAFAVARAALEFDRNEEDGDDRTG, encoded by the coding sequence ATGAGCACGGGTGAGACCAGGGACACGAACGGCTGGGAGGCCGGGGACGCGACGCGCCGGGCCGTGCTCGGTGACCAGCACGTGGACCGCGCCACCGCGAGCGCCACCCCGTTCACCGCCGACTTCCAGGACTTCATCACCAGGTACGCCTGGGGGGAGATCTGGACCCGCCCCGGCCTGGACCGGCGCACCCGCAGCTGCATCACCCTCGCCATGCTGGCCACGCTCGGGCAGGAGCACGAACTGGCCATGCACGTGCGGGCCGCGCTCCGCGTCGGTCTCACCGAAGAGGAGATCAAGGAGGTGCTGCTGCAGACCGCGATCTACGCTGGCGTACCCGCCGCGAACCGGGCGTTCGCGGTGGCACGGGCGGCACTGGAGTTCGATCGGAACGAGGAGGACGGCGATGATCGAACCGGTTGA
- a CDS encoding IclR family transcriptional regulator domain-containing protein yields the protein MIEPVDRGSDHVQSLARGLSVIKAFSATSPELTLSEVARATGLTRAAARRFLLTLVDLGYVRTDGRLFALSPRVLDLGYAYLSGLSLPEMAEPHLERLVTEVRESASVAVLDGEDVVYVARVATTRIMRVTINIGTRFPAHCTSMGRVLLAWLPPDELDAYLERAELRRFTPKTITTSDALRAELDRVRSQGWAMVDQELEEGLRSIAVPIRDRSGRVAAAMNISSHASRTTPESARRDLLPSLLAAAARAEADLHAAGMAGSTTRTSWRETS from the coding sequence ATGATCGAACCGGTTGACCGCGGCTCCGACCACGTGCAGTCGCTGGCGCGCGGGCTCTCGGTGATCAAGGCGTTCAGCGCGACGAGCCCCGAGCTGACGCTCAGCGAGGTCGCCCGCGCGACCGGCCTGACCAGGGCGGCGGCCCGGCGGTTCCTGCTGACGCTCGTCGACCTCGGCTACGTCAGGACCGACGGGCGGCTGTTCGCGCTCTCCCCCCGCGTCCTGGACCTCGGATACGCCTACCTGTCCGGCCTCTCCCTGCCCGAGATGGCCGAGCCGCACCTCGAACGGCTGGTCACCGAGGTGCGCGAGTCGGCGTCGGTGGCCGTGCTCGACGGCGAGGACGTCGTCTACGTGGCCCGGGTGGCCACCACCCGGATCATGCGGGTGACCATCAACATCGGCACCCGCTTCCCGGCCCACTGCACCTCGATGGGCCGGGTGCTGCTCGCCTGGCTGCCCCCGGACGAGTTGGACGCCTACCTGGAACGCGCCGAACTGCGCAGGTTCACTCCAAAAACCATCACGACCTCCGATGCGCTCCGAGCCGAGCTGGACAGGGTCCGCTCCCAGGGCTGGGCGATGGTCGACCAGGAGCTGGAGGAGGGGCTGCGCTCGATCGCCGTGCCGATCCGCGATCGCTCCGGCCGGGTGGCCGCCGCGATGAACATCTCCTCCCACGCGAGCCGTACGACCCCCGAGTCCGCCCGCCGTGACCTGTTGCCTTCGCTGCTCGCGGCGGCCGCCCGGGCTGAGGCCGATCTACACGCGGCCGGGATGGCGGGAAGCACCACCCGGACATCCTGGAGAGAAACGTCCTGA
- a CDS encoding winged helix-turn-helix transcriptional regulator — MSEKMLAQTLQTLERDGMVTREVLTVIPARVEYSLTPLGARVAERLRDLADLLEGSVGEIGAAREAYDSRQA, encoded by the coding sequence GTGAGCGAGAAGATGCTGGCGCAGACCCTGCAGACCCTTGAACGGGACGGCATGGTCACCCGCGAGGTCCTCACGGTGATACCCGCCCGGGTGGAATACTCCCTGACCCCTCTCGGAGCCCGTGTCGCCGAGCGCCTGCGCGACCTCGCGGACCTACTCGAAGGCTCCGTGGGCGAGATCGGCGCGGCGCGCGAGGCGTACGACAGCCGCCAGGCGTGA
- a CDS encoding pentapeptide repeat-containing protein, producing the protein MSQKREVPSAVGDSARLRADCANCFGLCCVALPFAASADFAIDKDAGKPCVNLRADFRCGIHANLRERGFPGCTVFDCFGAGQQVSQITFGGQDWRQAPGTAGKMFEVFPVMRQLHELLRYLTEALALPQARPIHDDLRHALDDTERLTHGSAETLAKTDVAMVRQGVNALLLRTSELVRAEVPGRKKNHRGADLIGARLKGANLRGANLRGAYLIAADLRNADLRTADLIGVDFRDADLRGADLTGSIFLTQAQVNAARGDAATKLPAALTRPAHWS; encoded by the coding sequence TTGTCCCAGAAGCGCGAAGTCCCCTCGGCCGTCGGAGACAGTGCCCGCCTGCGGGCCGACTGTGCGAACTGCTTCGGGCTGTGCTGTGTCGCGCTGCCCTTCGCCGCCTCGGCCGATTTCGCGATCGACAAGGACGCGGGGAAACCGTGCGTGAACCTGCGGGCGGACTTCCGCTGCGGCATCCACGCGAACCTCCGCGAGCGGGGCTTTCCCGGCTGCACGGTCTTCGACTGCTTCGGCGCGGGACAGCAGGTCTCCCAGATCACCTTCGGCGGACAGGACTGGCGGCAGGCTCCGGGCACCGCCGGGAAGATGTTCGAGGTGTTTCCCGTCATGCGGCAGCTCCACGAGCTGCTCCGGTACCTGACCGAGGCACTGGCGCTGCCGCAGGCCCGCCCCATCCACGATGATCTCCGTCACGCGCTGGACGACACCGAACGCCTCACGCACGGCAGTGCGGAAACGCTCGCGAAAACGGACGTGGCAATGGTCCGTCAGGGTGTCAACGCCCTGCTGCTCCGCACCAGCGAGCTGGTACGGGCCGAGGTGCCCGGCCGCAAGAAGAATCACCGGGGAGCCGATCTCATCGGGGCCCGGCTCAAGGGCGCCAACCTGCGGGGGGCCAACCTGCGCGGGGCCTACCTCATCGCGGCCGACCTGCGGAACGCCGACCTGCGTACGGCCGACCTCATCGGGGTGGACTTCCGTGACGCCGACCTGCGCGGTGCCGACCTCACCGGGAGCATTTTCCTCACCCAGGCCCAGGTCAACGCGGCCAGGGGAGACGCCGCGACCAAGCTGCCCGCCGCACTCACCCGCCCCGCGCACTGGTCCTAA
- a CDS encoding AMP-binding protein — translation MRPTSPSTSCTLTEAVFGYAHGRGDRPALIDLGAGTVYGYRRLAAEVTRGASGLVRRGARRRQVAGIHVDSAVAQTLAVHTVIAAGGVAAPITSGCEEMADLLAEWEARLLITTPRLADASLRAVEDSRVRQVIAFGPARDTVDFADLLLLEPVPLPFLDPAVQPALLIEDGGVLTHQDLITRMGLLDRGAELEKSDVLLVTWPLRCSLALTTLIGLALMRGSLVVVAPGLSPEELAATIHDFGVTVVALSDGAVQRV, via the coding sequence ATGAGACCCACCTCGCCGTCCACCAGCTGCACACTCACCGAGGCGGTGTTCGGCTACGCGCACGGGCGAGGTGATCGGCCGGCACTGATCGACCTCGGCGCGGGAACGGTGTACGGCTACCGCCGGTTGGCCGCGGAGGTGACCCGAGGAGCCTCGGGCCTGGTGCGGCGGGGGGCACGGCGGCGTCAGGTGGCCGGGATCCACGTGGACAGCGCGGTGGCCCAGACGCTGGCGGTGCACACGGTCATCGCGGCCGGAGGGGTGGCGGCGCCGATCACCTCGGGGTGTGAGGAGATGGCCGACCTGCTGGCCGAGTGGGAGGCGCGGCTGCTCATCACCACCCCGCGCCTGGCGGACGCCTCGTTGCGGGCCGTGGAGGACTCACGGGTCCGGCAGGTGATCGCGTTCGGCCCGGCCCGCGACACCGTCGACTTCGCCGACCTGCTGCTCCTGGAGCCCGTCCCGCTGCCCTTCCTCGACCCGGCGGTGCAGCCCGCCCTGCTGATCGAGGACGGAGGGGTGCTCACCCACCAGGATCTGATCACGCGGATGGGCCTGCTCGACAGGGGCGCCGAGCTGGAGAAGTCCGACGTCCTCCTGGTGACCTGGCCACTGAGGTGCAGCCTGGCCCTGACCACCCTGATCGGGCTGGCGTTGATGCGCGGCTCCCTGGTCGTCGTGGCCCCGGGCCTCTCACCCGAGGAGCTGGCGGCGACCATTCATGACTTCGGCGTCACCGTCGTGGCACTTTCCGACGGGGCGGTCCAGCGCGTCTGA
- a CDS encoding ATP-binding protein: MTQDTAHASLTGGNLPLEPNGFVGREADVEELADLLSVARVVTLCGAGGIGKSRLAVRVATQLAGEFPGGSWLVELADAVPGDLIEPRVAAVLGVKAEPSRALADTLIDALGERRLLLVMDNCESLIEESARFCRAVLTVCPDVRVLTTSREPLRVAGETVWRVPPLSLPRGEGRDVGASEAVRLFVDRATAASRGFAMTEQNAADIAGLCAALDGMPLAIELAAALCRVLTVEQINARIQDRFRLLSVGDRTAPARQQTLRATVDWSYQLLNEPERILLRRLAVFTGGWTLDMAEQVCAGSALRAEDVLGVLCDLVDKSLVLADAEVAGETRYRMLETIREYAAEQLEASGEEPEFRRLHRDHMIELAARIHQTIVRRPRPTWTEICPMLVMLDELQANVWAAVRWSVEAASDPESALRLLVLLRWPIIAGGRFTPTDKWLDRLLDTAPEELAPYVRGDALALRGQVAFGQGDPDTAQIACTAAVELCRETGLPGPLSGALAILAWVAIYQRRPERARSLLDEALEAVHTVDDPWHETVIRSMEGTFALSEGRAKESQRSFEAALAIAHELDNHWAAPVALIGLAQVAWLRGDLAEARAHYERALDMLQDITAHWQSITCLSGLGRIALAQGDLVTARTRLIESLRLCIGTGQRLGVARRIETLAQLALAEEDDRRAVRLAGASAAIRSAMSGAVLPPGFGARMEELLQPARVRLGDVLVAQLWAHGQEMSQERAVRYALQLDEPYETPVLLGKPPVAAPLTTLTCREAEIAELIARGMSNRAIADELVISPATAARHVANILAKLGFSSRTQVATWVVEQNRP; the protein is encoded by the coding sequence ATGACCCAGGACACCGCACACGCTTCCCTCACCGGAGGCAACCTGCCTCTCGAACCCAACGGCTTCGTGGGGCGTGAAGCCGACGTGGAAGAACTCGCAGACCTGCTGAGCGTCGCCCGGGTGGTGACGCTCTGCGGGGCGGGCGGCATCGGCAAGAGCAGGCTGGCGGTCCGGGTCGCGACCCAGCTGGCGGGGGAGTTCCCCGGTGGTTCCTGGCTGGTCGAGCTGGCCGACGCGGTGCCGGGCGACCTGATCGAGCCCCGGGTGGCCGCCGTGCTCGGGGTCAAGGCCGAGCCGTCCCGCGCGCTGGCCGACACCCTGATCGACGCGCTCGGCGAACGGCGGCTGCTGCTGGTCATGGACAACTGCGAGTCGCTCATCGAGGAGTCCGCCAGGTTCTGCCGCGCCGTGCTCACCGTCTGCCCGGACGTGCGGGTGCTCACGACCAGCCGCGAGCCCCTGCGGGTGGCAGGGGAGACCGTGTGGCGGGTGCCGCCGCTCAGCCTGCCCAGGGGCGAAGGCCGTGACGTCGGCGCCAGCGAGGCGGTGCGGCTCTTCGTCGACCGTGCCACCGCCGCCTCGCGGGGCTTCGCCATGACCGAGCAGAACGCGGCGGACATCGCCGGGCTCTGCGCGGCGCTCGACGGGATGCCGCTCGCCATCGAGCTCGCCGCCGCCCTGTGCAGGGTGCTGACCGTGGAGCAGATCAACGCCAGGATCCAGGACCGGTTCCGGCTGCTGTCGGTGGGCGACAGAACGGCCCCGGCCAGGCAGCAGACGCTCCGGGCGACGGTCGACTGGAGCTACCAGCTGCTCAACGAGCCCGAGCGGATCCTGCTGCGGCGGTTGGCGGTCTTCACCGGCGGGTGGACGCTCGACATGGCCGAGCAGGTCTGCGCGGGCAGCGCTCTGCGGGCCGAGGACGTCCTGGGGGTGCTCTGCGACCTGGTCGACAAGTCGCTGGTCCTGGCCGACGCCGAGGTCGCGGGCGAGACGCGATACCGCATGCTGGAGACGATCCGCGAGTACGCCGCGGAGCAGCTCGAAGCCTCCGGCGAGGAACCCGAGTTCCGGCGGCTGCACCGCGACCACATGATCGAGCTCGCCGCCCGGATCCACCAGACGATAGTCCGGCGGCCCCGGCCCACCTGGACCGAGATCTGCCCGATGCTGGTCATGCTGGACGAGCTGCAGGCCAACGTCTGGGCGGCGGTGCGCTGGTCCGTCGAGGCCGCGAGCGACCCGGAGAGCGCGCTCCGCCTTCTGGTGCTGCTCCGCTGGCCGATCATCGCCGGGGGGAGGTTCACCCCGACCGACAAGTGGCTCGACCGCCTGCTCGACACCGCGCCCGAGGAGCTGGCGCCGTACGTGCGCGGCGACGCCCTCGCGCTGCGCGGGCAGGTGGCCTTCGGGCAGGGCGACCCGGACACCGCGCAGATCGCCTGCACCGCGGCGGTCGAGCTGTGCCGCGAGACGGGCCTGCCCGGGCCGCTCAGCGGCGCGCTGGCCATCCTCGCCTGGGTGGCGATCTACCAACGCCGCCCGGAGAGGGCCAGGTCCCTGCTGGACGAGGCACTGGAGGCCGTGCACACCGTCGACGACCCGTGGCACGAAACGGTCATCCGCTCCATGGAGGGCACCTTCGCGCTGTCGGAGGGCAGGGCGAAGGAATCGCAGCGCTCCTTCGAGGCCGCGCTGGCCATCGCCCACGAGCTCGACAACCACTGGGCCGCGCCGGTGGCCCTCATCGGCCTGGCCCAGGTCGCCTGGCTCCGCGGCGACCTGGCGGAGGCCCGCGCCCACTACGAGCGCGCCCTCGACATGCTCCAGGACATCACCGCCCACTGGCAGTCCATCACCTGCCTGTCAGGTCTTGGCCGGATCGCCCTGGCCCAGGGAGACCTCGTCACCGCGCGGACCAGGCTGATCGAGAGCCTGCGGCTCTGCATCGGGACCGGGCAGCGGCTCGGCGTGGCCCGCCGGATCGAGACACTCGCCCAGCTCGCGCTCGCCGAGGAGGACGACCGCAGGGCGGTGCGCCTGGCCGGCGCCTCCGCCGCGATCAGGAGCGCGATGAGCGGAGCCGTGCTGCCGCCCGGGTTCGGGGCACGGATGGAGGAGCTGCTCCAGCCCGCCCGGGTGCGCCTCGGTGACGTGCTGGTCGCCCAGCTGTGGGCGCACGGCCAGGAGATGTCCCAGGAGCGGGCGGTCCGCTACGCGCTCCAGCTCGACGAGCCGTACGAGACGCCCGTCCTGCTCGGCAAGCCTCCGGTCGCCGCCCCGCTGACCACGCTCACCTGCAGAGAGGCGGAGATCGCCGAACTGATCGCCAGGGGAATGAGCAACAGGGCCATCGCCGACGAGCTGGTGATCAGCCCCGCCACCGCGGCCAGGCACGTCGCCAACATCCTGGCCAAGCTCGGCTTCTCCTCCCGTACGCAGGTCGCCACCTGGGTCGTCGAGCAGAACCGTCCTTAG